From a region of the Panicum virgatum strain AP13 chromosome 2K, P.virgatum_v5, whole genome shotgun sequence genome:
- the LOC120682997 gene encoding uncharacterized protein LOC120682997 codes for MASSPLAPPRTYSPLLPNLPPPPPCGCRPPRRTAAAARRPVRARVRVTASGAGSPPAATPTKRCLRCGGLYRDEENHPTACAFHGHVTGEKGLFSLSPPHQGIDGEWSDRSGVIVYRWNDEGSRPSTGRANWKRRWSCCQERDEDAPPCQRGRHVSYDDGHTLF; via the exons ATGGCTTCCTCTCCGCTCGCACCGCCCCGGACCTACTCGCCCCTATTGCCcaacctgccgccgccgccgccttgtggCTGCCGCCCTCCTCGTCGCACGGCTGCGGCCGCCCGCCggcccgtgcgcgcgcgcgtcagAGTGACGGCTTCAGGCGCCGGCTCGCCCCCCGCGGCGACGCCGACGAAGCGGTGCCTGAGGTGCGGCGGCCTGTACCGGGACGAGGAGAACCACCCGACCGCCTGCGCCTTCCACGGCCACGTCACAG GGGAGAAGGGGTTGTTCTCGCTGTCGCCGCCGCACCAGGGGATCGACGGCGAGTGGAGCGACAGGAGCGGGGTCATCGTCTACCGCTGGAACGACGAGGGGAGCCGGCCCAGCACCGGCCGCGCCAACTGGAAGAGGCGCTGGAGCTGCTGCCAGGAGCGCGACGAGGACGCCCCGCCGTGCCAGCGCGGGCGCCACGTCTCCTACGACGACGGCCACACGCTCTTCTAG
- the LOC120682990 gene encoding uncharacterized protein LOC120682990, with amino-acid sequence MSVIFCLDHFGRLAPINCMVACLSPWPQACPRPKAAQARQQSTSFFLIKKQNYKLIESGLIPRATRIFPSASGHNPTLTLADSKVLASIYRTPSSTALRHRPPLSLAHREPHARASPPPPSALATMVVSYKQEHVYRHPWHRVTAAAWRKFTDPAARAASGALAHILDVHTLSRDVDRRSGRLRAVRAIAGRTPPPPLLLRGLLAPAPPDCGSDVVVLCVERTDVDAPARDMRVASRNATLRGLVDVEERCSYAPHQ; translated from the coding sequence ATGTCAGTTATCttttgtttagatcactttggcCGTTTGGCGCCAATTAATTGTATGGTAGCCTGCTTGTCGCCATGGCCGCAAGCATGTCCTAGGCCCAAGGCTGCCCAGGCTCGACAGCAAAgcacatctttttttttaataaaaaaacagAACTACAAGCTCATCGAGTCGGGTTTAATTCCCCGCGCGACGCGAATATTCCCGTCCGCTTCCGGACACAACCCCACGCTGACGCTAGCCGACTCCAAGGTCCTCGCTTCCATTTATCGCACTCCCTCCTCCACGGCTctgcgccaccgcccaccgctcTCGCTGGCTCACCGAGAACCGCACGCCCgcgcctcccccccccccccctccgctcTCGCCACCATGGTGGTCTCCTACAAGCAGGAGCACGTGTACCGCCACCCCTGGCACCGCGtcaccgcggcggcgtggcgcaagTTCACGgacccggcggcgcgcgccgcctccgGGGCGCTCGCCCACATCCTCGACGTCCACACGCTCTCCCGCGACGTGGACCGCcgctccggccgcctccgcgccgtgcgCGCCATCGCGGGCCGgaccccgccgcccccgctcctcctccgcggcctcctcgcgccggcgccgcctgacTGCGGCAGCGACGTGGTCGTGCTCTGCGTCGAGCGCACGGACGTGGACGCGCCCGCGCGGGACATGCGGGTGGCCTCCCGCAACGCCACGCTCCGGGGCCTCGTGGACGTCGAGGAGCGCTGCAGCTACGCGCCCCACCAGTAG